In Aphelocoma coerulescens isolate FSJ_1873_10779 chromosome 3, UR_Acoe_1.0, whole genome shotgun sequence, a single window of DNA contains:
- the LOC138108676 gene encoding uncharacterized protein, giving the protein MCLYCRIWLFFLLFWLGQGRRMAPPGFVESSCRSRIFWMKLNKLLLQGKFFQLEIYDPYSGPVLLDENLASRCGYVLSEDVWGNPVFRASVLGCHVANEADELFSLTVNIKVSSFSSMRAAVTYTYPMYCSYASWASREIVCEENYMEVSVKTDVPAVSNDYTVAWMSALPETQNVAYQQWQLVFVSPSGRKRITVSDAVKLGYSFNNTLSRVYLRAPYHSNESDVSVVSGVNMNMVTSTSMYRQRWLLLLIDTTVSCPVDGISFTNTTLTWTVPRVIPTLVVQESTFLSKSIVMGVDDQVIINPEDMNYSLEHNETHIRITIPIGAEGGKLESSISGGVYGVIYSIDLCLEHTWTDAGWQTTKYTVIKSITTPFMPQIPTVINNTVPEERLFNVAFGHFLPDVSLVAIAIGNVPFTLREAQHHSFSIYETPFSNGTKGFILEVSFDDPYVLKEYVNRNETKYTLLVNYTLSVGPEMTLYYHSAEVECVIADIEIPEAVGDCDEENLYLTLPTFGLHQYWDLYLGNKLLNRHLALTNGYLAATNSTHLILQIPLFAGGVIYKEVSFQKIKARFDVALRKVRTMETLQMFSVSCSFNSSVFIICHPDGTIMISAQMKTVPAIDMSKTKLRDSSCKPREYNEAHAFFKFHVTTCGTSVRFEGDHIIYENEISYEKETLPGQSIPTITRDPDYRLTVLCYYQAKETLVLGAFSSDPATSSPFGSGTMVPRSNTAAYRRVRQALNVVSRVSKDESFTEFYEPSIAILKQPVEPVFLEVELKDESPSVELYLENCWVARSPDFNSTPRWNITADGCEISGSEFAAEFCPVPVSSRVRHASHFKRLAVRTLAQQLEQVYVHCSVAACSPTNTQPGSTCRGQCRSSRERKAFPGHRSDSLQGYVLAGPVRIVAPDLR; this is encoded by the exons ATGTGCTTATACTGCAGGATCTGGCTGTTTTTCTTGCTGTTCTGGCTGGGACAAGGGAGGCGGATGGCTCCCCCAG GTTTTGTAGAGAGCAGCTGCCGCTCCAGAATTTTTTGGATGAAACTGAATAAACTCTTGCTCCAGGGAAAGTTCTTCCAGCTGGAAATTTATG ATCCTTATTCTGGCCCTGTTCTGCTGGATGAGAACCTAGCATCTCGCTGTGGCTATGTCCTGTCAGAAGACGTGTGGGGCAATCCCGTCTTCCGTGCTTCAGTGCTTGGCTGTCACGTGGCCAACGAG GCAGATGAGCTGTTTTCACTGACTGTGAACATCAAGGTCTCCTCATTTTCAAGCATGAGGGCAGCTGTCACCTACACCTACCCTATGTACTGCTCCTACGCTTCCTGGGCTTCAAGAGAAATTGTGTGCGAAGAAAATTATATGGAG gtgtcagTGAAGACTGATGTCCCAGCTGTTTCAAATGACTACACCGTGGCATGGATGTCAGCACTGCCAGAG ACTCAAAATGTTGCATACCAGCAATGGCAACTGGTGTTTGTTTCTCCATCAGGGAGAAAGAGAATAACAGTAAGTGATGCAGTAAAACTGGGCTACAGCTTCAATAACACCCTGTCCCGAGTGTACCTGCGAGCGCCCTACCACAGCAACGAGTCTGATGTCAGCGTG GTCAGTGGTGTAAATATGAACATGGTCACTTCCACTTCCATGTACAGGCAGCGATGGCTGCTCTTGCTGATTGACACAACTGTCTCCTGTCCTGTTG ATGGCATCAGCTTCACCAATACTACGCTAACATGGACTGTGCCAAGAGTTATCCCCACACTAGTGGTTCAGGAATCCACCTTTCTGTCTAAAAGCATTGTAATGGGAGTGGATGATCAAGTCATAATAAATCCAGAGGATATGAACTACTCACTGGAGCACAACGAGACACATATCCGAATAACCATCCCCATTGGAGCAGAAGGAGGCAAGCTAGAG AGCTCCATATCTGGTGGTGTATATGGAGTCATTTACAGTATTGACCTGTGTCTGGAGCACACGTGGACAGATGCAGGTTGGCAAACCACGAAGTATACGGTCATCAAATCCATCACCACACCTTTCATGCCACAAATACCAACTGTTATCAACA ATACTGTGCCAGAGGAAAGGCTATTTAATGTTGCATTTGGACACTTTCTTCCTGATGTCTCTCTGGTGGCAATCGCAATAGGAAATGTGCCATTTACCCTGAGGGAAGCACAACACCACAGCTTCAGCATTTATGAAACTCCCTTTTCTAATGGAACAAAAGGATTTATCCTGGAAGTCTCTTTTGATGATCCATATGTTCTAAAAGAG TATGTgaacagaaatgaaacaaaatacaCCCTCCTGGTTAACTACACCCTTAGCGTGGGTCCAGAGATGACACTCTATTATCATTCAGCAGAGGTGGAGTGTGTGATTGCTGATATTG AAATACCAGAGGCAGTTGGTGACTGTGATGAAGAAAACCTGTATCTAACGCTGCCCACTTTTGGCTTGCACCAGTACTGGGACCTGTACCTTGGTAACAAGCTTCTGAACAGGCACCTTGCCCTCACCAATGGGTATCTTGCAGCTACCAACTCCACACACCTGATCTTGCAAATACCTCTGTTTGCTGGGGGAGTCATCTATAAG GAAGTGTCCTTTCAGAAAATTAAAGCAAGGTTTGATGTTGCCCTAAGGAAAGTGAGAACTATGGAGACCTTACAGATGTTCTCTGTTAGCTGCAGTTTTAATTCATCAGTATTTATAA TTTGCCACCCAGATGGTACCATAATGATATCTGCCCAAATGAAGACAGTTCCTGCCATTGACATGAGTAAAACCAAGCTAAGGGACAGCTCCTGCAAGCCTAGAGAGTATAATGAAGCCCATGCCTTCTTCAAGTTCCATGTCACTACCTGTGGCACTTCAGTAAGG TTTGAAGGTGATCACATCATTTATGAGAATGAAATCTCTTATGAGAAGGAGACTCTTCCAGGACAGAGCATACCGACAATCACAAGAGATCCAGACTACAG ACTAACAGTCTTGTGCTACTACCAAGCAAAAGAGACCCTAGTGCTCGGTGCCTTCTCCAGTGACCCAGCCACATCCTCTCCCTTTGGCTCTGGGACGATGGTTCCACGATCAAATACTGCAG CTTACAGAAGGGTAAGACAAGCTCTGAATGTAGTTTCAAGAGTGTCCAAAG ATGAATCCTTCACGGAATTCTATGAGCCCAGCATAGCAATACTCAAACAACCTGTAGAGCCTGTGTTTCTTGAGGTGGAGCTGAAAGACGAGAGCCCCAGTGTCGAGTTATACTTGGAAAACTGCTGGGTAGCCAGATCTCCAGACTTCAACAGCACCCCAAGATGGAACATCACTGCAGATGG GTGTGAGATTAGTGGCAGTGAGTTTGCTGCAGAGTTCTGCCCGGTACCTGTTAGCTCCAGGGTGAGACACGCTTCTCACTTTAAAAGGCTGGCAGTAAGGACCCTGGCACAGCAACTGGAACAG gtGTATGTGCATTGTTCAGTGGCAGCGTGCTCTCCTACCAACACACAGCctggcagcacctgcagagGACAGTGCCGCTCAAGCAGGGAGAGGAAGG CCTTTCCAGGTCACCGTTCTGACAGTCTCCAGGGCTATGTACTTGCTGGACCAGTACGAATTGTTGCTCCAGATCTAAGATGA